The following proteins are encoded in a genomic region of Sparus aurata chromosome 23, fSpaAur1.1, whole genome shotgun sequence:
- the cdr2a gene encoding cerebellar degeneration-related protein 2: MLTDMILEEEFDKNGESWYHPQDLEHDLHLAAELGKTLLDRNHELEQALQQMYSTNQEQLLEIEYLTKQLDLLRQMNDQHAKVYEQLDVAARDLEQGNQRLVQDNRLAQQKIHSLTETVEGLQIYMEDLQTQVEELKTAQAERNKRDLAEQRRSLGAQSVSCLKELYDLQHDRQQANDSLHVDGLWSPHSSSYDRDRHQDPEEEKAALQRSIQTLQSQIAAERSRREAAEQEIELTIRENTGLEQRLALLDGCRARQKELEAEVEQMRLLWRAECANSMRRPSQLLVPDTVFFASEERSGMVQDEMEERVEKDEEQQRRSTRQRCNSDSVLRATNPDEIRRGHEQLCIRRAEAVKQRGISLLNEVDAQYSALQVKYDELLQRCQQATDQLSHKAVQTSTAPFPSGRTRRRLSSLVALSDLTMVLEDGQQPEYKALFTEIFTCIQKTKADLSENRHPVKDSDSQGSPK, encoded by the exons ATGTTAACTGACATGATTTTGGAGGAAGAGTTTGACAAGAATGGAGAGTCTTGGTATCACCCACAGGACCTGGAACACG ATCTCCATTTGGCAGCGGAGCTGGGGAAAACCCTCCTGGACAGGAACCATGAGCTGGAGCAGGCCCTGCAGCAGATGTACTCCACCAACCAGGAGCAGCTGCTGGAGATCGAG TACCTGACCAAGCAGTTGGACCTGCTGCGCCAGATGAACGACCAGCACGCCAAAGTGTACGAGCAGCTGGACGTGGCCGCCAGGGATCTGGAGCAAGGCAACCAGAGACTAGTGCAGGACAACCGCCTGGCCCAGCAGAAGATCCACAG CCTGACTGAGACTGTTGAAGGGCTTCAGATCTACATGGAGGACCTGCAGACTCAGGTGGAGGAGCTAAAGACGGCTCAGGCTGAGCGGAACAAAAGAGATCTGGCAGAGCAGCGACGCAGCCTCGGAGCACAGAGTGTGTCCTGTCTCAAAGAGCTATATGACTTACAACATGACAG GCAACAAGCCAACGACAGTCTGCATGTGGATGGACTCTGGTCACCACACAGCTCTTCCTATGACCGAGACAGACACCAAGAcccagaggaggagaaagcagCTCTCCAACGCTCCATCCAGACCCTTCAGAGCCAGATAGCTGCGGAGCGGAGCCGCCGggaggctgcagagcaggaGATCGAGTTGACAATCAGGGAGAACACAGGCCTGGAGCAGCGGCTGGCCCTGCTGGACGGCTGCCGGGCCAGGCAGAAGGAGCTGGAGGCCGAAGTGGAGCAGATGCGGCTTCTGTGGCGCGCTGAATGTGCCAACAG TATGAGAAGACCGAGCCAGCTGCTGGTGCCCGACACAGTATTCTTTGCCTCAGAGGAAAGATCCGGCATGGTTCAGgatgagatggaggagagagtaGAAAAAgatgaggagcagcagaggagatccaCCCGGCAGAGGTGTAACAGCGACAGTGTTTTGAGAGCGACCAACCCAGACGAGATTCGCCGCGGTCACGAGCAGCTGTGTATAAGGCGAGCGGAGGCGGTGAAACAGAGGGGCATCTCTCTGCTCAACGAGGTGGATGCACAGTACAGCGCACTGCAG GTGAAATACGatgagctgctgcagcggtgCCAGCAGGCGACAGATCAGCTCAGCCATAAAGCCGTCCAGACGTCCACCGCTCCCTTCCCGAGCGGCCGAACACGCCGCCGCCTGTCCAGCTTGGTTGCCCTGTCCGACCTGACGATGGTTCTGGAGGACGGCCAGCAGCCCGAATACAAGGCTCTCTTCACCGAGATCTTCACCTGCATCCAAAAGACCAAAGCGGACCTCAGTGAGAACAGACATCCAGTCAAAGACAGTGATTCTCAGGGCTCTCCCAAATGA
- the LOC115576369 gene encoding ER lumen protein-retaining receptor 2-like, translated as MNIFRLLGDLSHLAAIIILLLKIWKSRSCAGISGKSQILFAIVFTTRYLDLLSSFISLYNTSMKVIYIGCAYATVYLIYMKFRATYDGNHDSFRVEFLVVPVGGLAVLINHDFSFLEILWTFSIYLESVAILPQLFMISKTGEAETITTHYLFCLGLYRALYLFNWIWRYYFEGFFDMIAIVAGVVQTVLYCDFFYLYVTKVLKGKKLSLPA; from the exons ATGAACATCTTCAGGCTGTTAGGGGACCTCTCTCATCTGGCTGCTATCATCATCCTGCTACTCAAAATATGGAAAAGCAGGTCGTGTGCAG GTATCTCCGGAAAGAGCCAAATCCTGTTTGCCATAGTGTTCACCACTCGCTACCTGGATCTGCTCTCCTCATTCATCTCCCTCTATAACACAAGCATGAAG GTGATCTACATCGGATGTGCGTATGCCACAGTCTACCTGATCTACATGAAGTTCAGGGCCACCTATGACGGCAACCATGACAGTTTCAGAGTGGAGTTCCTCGTCGTTCCTGTCGGAGGTCTCGCTGTTCTCATCAACCACGACTTCTCTTTCCTGGAG ATCCTGTGGACGTTCTCCATCTACCTGGAGTCAGTTGCAATCCTGCCTCAGCTCTTCATGATCAGCAAGACAGGCGAGGCGGAGACAATCACCACCCACTACCTGTTCTGCCTGGGCCTGTATCGGGCCCTCTATCTCTTCAACTGGATCTGGCGTTACTACTTTGAAGGCTTCTTTGACATGATCGCCATTGTGGCCGGAGTGGTCCAGACTGTCCTCTACTGCGACTTCTTCTACCTTTATGTCACTAAAG
- the mfsd13al gene encoding transmembrane protein 180-like codes for MEEKPAAGVRYSRMNVGRHLLYFGINPAAFAFAMTTLGAGMINNIFSFYYVKLFINNYKVSEGAFQQSQVVYMVWNAVNDPLFGYLQDNSKMPCCSQRRLSILYGAPLYSLTFLLAWFPWRAYAPGDLLSGLHLMVALCAFDGMLTFVLLAQCALFAEISSHHQSRLRLIKYNQVASLVGSSSILFCGVLSRNMEDFAAFQAFTVLIAVLSCGCMIYTGFHSESRYDNKDAACSVGGTPDQSAVSFSTLRTLMWQILTQRDFQLFVVMNFFQVFMLAFFNNFTMIFTEHLIPPDVLPSLAKSIMYGAGFICPQLLVLTCQNLLHGLGYYKIILFTFYLEAGMAVIMLALGPQHYYILAFFLTVNMILIQATFSLFGLPLADIIDTDLQKYKRSSPLSSMVFGTNALFTKPGQSLAPMLALNILNQFGYEQLKDAGKDANLSDLESLHSVMFYLVCLVPLVIAAMQALAWTPFSIRNSHTVDIKYVDG; via the exons ATGGAGGAGAAACCTGCCGCAGGTGTCCGCTACTCCAGAATGAATGTAGGCCGACACCTGCTCTACTTTGGGATCAATCCTGCAGCTTTTGCCTTTGCTATGACTACGCTGGGAGCTGGCATGATAAACAATATATTCAGCTTCTACTATGTCAAACTCTTCATTAACAATTATAAGGTATCGGAGGGAGCTTTCCAGCAATCACAG GTGGTGTACATGGTGTGGAATGCAGTCAATGACCCTCTCTTTGGCTACCTGCAAGATAATTCCAAGATGCCCTGCTGCTCCCAGCGACGCCTCTCCATCCTGTACGGTGCCCCCCTCTACTCGCTGACTTTTCTTCTAGCCTGGTTCCCGTGGCGGGCCTACGCCCCCGGTGACTTGCTGAGCGGCTTACACTTGATGGTGGCGCTGTGTGCTTTCGACGGCATGCTAACTTTTGTGCTGCTGGCTCAATGTGCGTTGTTTGCAGAGATTTCCAGCCACCATCAGAGCCGTCTAAGACTTATAAAGTACAACCAG GTGGCTTCTCTCGTTGGCTCCTCCAGCATCCTCTTCTGTGGTGTGCTATCCAGAAACATGGAGGACTTTGCGGCCTTCCAAGCCTTCACAGTGTTGATCGCTGTGCTGAGCTGTGGCTGCATGATCTACACAGGTTTCCACAGCGAAAGCCGCTATGATAACAAAGATGCAGCGTGCTCTGTTGGCGGGACTCCCGATCAGTCAGCGGTTTCCTTCTCCACTTTAAGAACTTTGATGTGGCAAATCCTCACCCAAAGGGACTTCCAGCTTTTTGTGGTCATGAACTTCTTCCAGGTTTTCATGTTGGCCTTCTTTAATAACTTCACCATGATATTCACTGAGCACCTGATTCCTCCAGATGTGCTACCATCACTGGCCAAGAGCATCATGTACGGAGCGGGATTCATCTGTCCGCAG CTGTTGGTCTTGACCTGTCAGAATCTCCTCCACGGTCTTGGCTACTATAAGATCATCCTCTTCACCTTCTACTTGGAGGCTGGAATGGCGGTGATCATGCTAGCACTCGGGCCCCAGCATTACTACATCCTGGCATTTTTCCTCACAGTTAACAT GATCCTAATCCAAGCAACCTTTAGTCTGTTTGGCTTGCCTCTGGCTGACATCATTGACACAGACCTGCAGAAGTACAAGCGCAG TTCCCCCCTCTCTTCCATGGTGTTTGGGACGAATGCTTTGTTCACAAAGCCGGGTCAATCTCTGGCTCCTATGCTAGCACTTAATATCCTCAACCAGTTTGGGTATGAACAGCTGAAGGACGCAGGAAAGGATGCAAATCTAAG TGATCTGGAGAGTCTCCACAGTGTCATGTTCTACTTGGTTTGTCTGGTGCCCTTGGTCATTGCTGCCATGCAAGCCCTGGCTTGGACACCGTTCTCCATACGCAACAGTCACACAGTTGACATAAAGTACGTTGACGGCTAA
- the sdr42e2 gene encoding putative short-chain dehydrogenase/reductase family 42E member 2, protein MELCGSNMSENGGSLCQVKQLPRHSGPLCCLQAGGHHMHNLPHLTHQPWVSHPAPTLASTPALAIRHRMNGAMTASCGGSSSSSSQECAASRLGEEAGLARGGSTGKVLVTGGGGYFGFRLGRELASQGMSVILLDINKPPCDIPDGAVFYQCDIRDSSSLYKVCEEVDCIFHTASYGMSGPEQLRKEQVESVNVGGTSNVINVCKERSIPRLVYTSTINVVFTGKPIEECDEASMPYVPPEVHIDHYSRTKAIAEQMVLSADGCLMKGGGLLRTCVLRPCGIYGPDERRHLHRVMMNVERRLFTFRFGDPRARMNWVHVDNLVLAHTLAAEALTLQRSHVSSGQVYFINDGVSVNLFEWLTPLFENLGYSRPSITVPVSCVYLAASLVEYLHVVLRPVIDLPLLFTQSEVRSIAVSHTFKIDKARRELGYCPKPYNLVDCVEQYLKTRQPRSGWRPLNLSLTSQMPRHLVLLLLMGLSLVLVMLSCILCQD, encoded by the exons ATGGAGCTGTGTGGTTCCAACATGAGTGAGAATGGAGGCTCTCTGTGCCAGGTGAAGCAGCTTCCCCGCCACAGTGGTCCCCTTTGCTGCCTGCAGGCCGGTGGACACCACATGCACAACCTCCCCCACCTCACCCACCAGCCGTGGGTCAGCCACCCAGCCCCGACTTTGGCCTCCACCCCGGCCTTGGCCATCCGCCACAGGATGAATGGAGCCATGACGGCGAGCTgcggtggcagcagcagcagcagcagccaggagtGTGCAGCCTCCAGGCTGGGAGAGGAGGCAGGGCTGGCCCGGGGCGGCTCCACAGGGAAGGTGTTAGTGACAGGCGGAGGCGGATACTTTGGGTTCAGGCTCGGGAGAGAACTAGCCAGTCAGGGGATGTCAGTGATCCTTTTGGACATAAACAAGCCTCCCTGTGATATCCCTGATGGAGCAGTCTTCTATCAG TGTGACATCCGGGACAGTTCCTCCCTGTATAAGGTGTGTGAGGAAGTCGACTGTATATTCCACACAGCGTCTTACGGCATGTCTGGACCAGAACAG CTGAGGAAAGAGCAGGTGGAGTCAGTCAACGTTGGAGGGACCAGTAATGTTATAAACG TGTGCAAGGAGAGGAGCATCCCCAGGCTGGTGTATACCAGTACCATCAATGTGGTCTTTACTGGGAAACCAATTGAGGAGTGTGATGAGGCCTCGATGCCGTATGTGCCCCCTGAAGTA CACATCGACCACTACTCCAGAACTAAAGCGATTGCAGAGCAGATGGTCCTCTCTGCCGACGGATGCTTGATGAAAG GTGGAGGCCTGCTGCGGACCTGCGTCCTGAGGCCCTGCGGCATCTACGGACCAGATGAGAGGAGACACCTCCACAGAGTGATG ATGAATGTGGAGCGCCGGTTGTTCACCTTCAGGTTTGGTGACCCGCGGGCCAGGATGAACTGGGTGCACGTAGATAACCTGGTGTTGGCGCACACGCTGGCAGCCGAGGCTCTCACACTGCAGAGGAGCCACGTCTCT AGTGGACAGGTCTATTTTATAAATGACGGAGTTTCAGTCAATCTGTTTGAGTGGCTGACGCCGTTG TTTGAAAATCTGGGCTACAGCCGACCGTCCATAACCGTTCCTGTTTCGTGCGTCTATTTAGCAG CCAGCCTGGTAGAATATTTACATGTAGTTCTGAGACCTGTGATAGAtctgcctctcctcttcacCCAAAGCGAG GTGAGGAGCATAGCTGTGAGCCACACCTTCAAGATCGACAAGGCCCGTCGAGAGCTGGGTTACTGTCCAAAGCCTTACAACCTGGTGGACTGTGTGGAGCAGTACCTGAAGACCAGACAGCCTCGCTCCGGCTGGCGTCCCCTCAACCTCTCCTTGACCTCCCAGATGCCCCGACacctcgtcctgctgctgctgatgggtCTCAGCCTGGTGCTAGTGATGCTATCCTGTATACTCTGTCAGGACTAA
- the si:ch211-139g16.8 gene encoding immunoglobulin superfamily member 6 produces the protein MRGIMRSFTSCCGTDMERLLWMSLLLANQPVTESMKEAKSCLSQPNKVIWRKTGQGVTLPCTVTPPCSDKDLQFEWFFFKENVHLRLTSLNNPLKYVPNGAFLHISSLHVNDSGIYHCAAVTHGDSALGSQHVGSGTTLVVREKIKIMVRDILLWLSFVLLSIYSLAIATLIIKKHGCKKKHKSDKKNSTKTKQFRDVLQEMYSRRNLERSKQSVSRSRSPAEAASTDLDSSNDDIYQNV, from the exons ATGAGAGGAATAATGAGATCATTCACAAGCTGTTGTGGCACTGACATGGAGCGGTTGTTATGGATGTCTCTCCTGCTCGCCAACCAGCCCGTCACAG AGAGCATGAAAGAAGCAAAGAGCTGCTTGTCACAGCCGAACAAGGTGATCTGGAGGAAAACAGGACAAGGTGTTACTCTCCCTTGTACCGTAACTCCACCTTGTTCAGACAAAGACTTGCAGTTCGAGTGGTTTTTCTTCAAAGAAAATGTCCATCTTCGTCTTACATCGCTGAACAATCCTCTCAAGTACGTGCCCAACGGAGCATTTTTACACATCAGCTCGCTTCATGTTAATGATAGTGGGATTTACCACTGTGCTGCAGTGACACATGGAGACTCAGCACTCGGCTCACAGCACGTAGGGTCAGGGACAACGCTTGTGGTGAGAG aaaaaattaaaataatggtGAGGGACATTCTTCTGTGGCTGTCGTTTGTCCTGCTATCCATCTACAGCCTGGCAATAGCAACACTTATCATAAAGAAG CATGGCtgcaaaaagaaacacaaatctgACAAG AAAAActcaacaaagacaaaacaattccGTGACGTGCTGCAGGAAATGTACAGCAGAAGGAACCTGGAGAGGAGCAAACAAAGTGTGAGCAGAAGTCGCTCTCCGGCTGAG GCTGCCAGCACTGACCTGGACAGCTCAAACGATGACATCTATCAAAATGTCTGA